In Holophagaceae bacterium, the sequence CGCAGCCGGGCCTCCGGGTGGTGCTGATGAGCGCCTTCGGGGAGCCCAAGGACATCGTTTCGGCCATGCGGATGGGCGCCGAGGATTTCCTGCCCAAACCCTTCGACATGGGCATCTTCCTCGCGCTCATGGACCGTCTGCAGGCCTTGGCGGAGCGCCTCCGCCGGATCCACGGGAACCTTGGATCGCGCTGTCTCCGGTGATGAGGACCTTGGATTCGAGGCTCCGCGCGGCCGCGGACAGCGACGCTCCGGCCCTGTTCATCGGCCCAAGGGGCTCAGGAAGGCCAGGCCGCGCGGCGTCTCCTGCGCTGCGCCAGCCTCGCGGCCCCTTCTGTCCGTGGCGGCTCCGGATCTCGGCGAAGGGATCGGAGCGAATACCTTCGGCCTGTTGCAGGGTGGGAGCCTGCTGGTGCTGGGCCTGGAACATCTGGGGCCAACAGGGGCCGCGGAGCTGGTGAAGGCCATGGACACCCCGCTGGACACGGCATTCAATGGATGGCGACCTGCGGCGATGAAGCCGCAGCCTCCGATGCGGTCCGGCTGCGCCTGGGCGTGCTGCGCTTCGAACTTCCTCCTCTGGCGCATCGGCAAGAGGATCTCGTACCGCTGTTCAGGGCCCTGCTGGAGCAGGCGGCCGCAGGCGAGGGCAGGGTGGCGCCGGTCTTGGACCGCTCCGCCGAAAAGCAGGTGGCAGGCGGGATTGGCCAGGCAATGCGCGGGAGATGGCCTGGTGCGCCCAGGCGACCTTGCATGCCGCCACCGGGCTGCTGGTGCGGGAGGTTGCGGCTTCACCCCTTGGGCGGGGTTGGCGGG encodes:
- a CDS encoding response regulator codes for the protein MLVTDLRLPGFSGLELIRRAKRAQPGLRVVLMSAFGEPKDIVSAMRMGAEDFLPKPFDMGIFLALMDRLQALAERLRRIHGNLGSRCLR